In a genomic window of Styela clava chromosome 11, kaStyClav1.hap1.2, whole genome shotgun sequence:
- the LOC120347916 gene encoding carbohydrate sulfotransferase 10-like isoform X1 produces the protein MGLREHKVLLITAALLLGLYLIGQTFQMVKKRIESGTPERYEIYRSQLDHNSTTYQAERSMKFRREMMLSACRKYSKNRPSSSDVTYVKNPFLKTSLFFSDKFKVLFCQIPKCATRSQAKFLAAADDLIKESEMDTVTEIRATSLIERHLSARRIRNINEIARKMNTYSKVVIVREPFSRLLSAYRNKLENNKRRDGYAGAARNIHEKYGEGHGEEMDGAPVITLNDFVSYLVDPKSNAQLDQHWNYFHRLCSPCEIQYDYIVHVDTIDDDMAFIINKFGFKNLTFPPSFNSFTDNAKVQKYFADVSPNLVEPLYETYKKDYELFGFMKPSKFQG, from the exons ATGGGACTACGTGAACATAAAGTCTTGCTGATTACTGCTGCACTTCTCTTGGGGCTGTACTTGATCGGACAAACTTTTCAAATGGTAAAGAAG aGAATCGAGAGTGGTACCCCGGAGAGATATGAAATCTACAGGTCCCAGCTCGACCATAATTCCACCACATATCAAGCAG agaGAAGCATGAAGTTTCGTCGTGAAATGATGCTCAGTGCATGTcgtaaatattcgaaaaataggCCATCCTCTTCTGACGTGACGTATGTAAAAAATCCATTCCTAAAGACAAGCTTATTTTTTTCTGACAAGTTTAAG GTTCTATTCTGTCAAATACCAAAATGTGCCACGCGCAGTCAAGCGAAGTTTCTGGCAGCAGCCGACGACCTCATCAAAGAGTCAGAAATGGATACTGTTACTGAAATTCGAGCTACTTCACTTATAGAAAGACATCTTTCTGCAAGACGCATACGAAATATCAACGAGATTGCTCGAAAAATGAATACATACAGCAAAGTTGTCATTGTTCGAGAACCATTTAGTCGCCTGCTTTCTGCATATCGTAACAAATTGGAGAACAATAAAAGACGTGATGGTTATGCTGGTGCAGCTAGAAATATTCACGAAAAATATGGCGAAGGGCACGGAGAAGAAATGGACGGTGCACCTGTTATAACATTGAATGATTTCGTTTCGTATTTGGTAGACCCCAAGTCGAATGCGCAACTAGACCAACACTGGAATTATTTCCACAGACTGTGTTCCCCATGTGAAATCCAATACGACTATATTGTTCATGTAGACACCATTGATGACGATATGGCCtttataataaacaaatttgGATTCAAAAATCTGACTTTTCCACCTTCTTTCAACAGTTTCACTGACAATGCTAAGGTGCAGAAATATTTTGCCGACGTATCCCCAAATTTAGTGGAACCACTTTATGAAACTTATAAAAAGGATTATGAACTATTTGGATTTATGAAACCTTCTAAATTTCAAGGATAA
- the LOC120347916 gene encoding carbohydrate sulfotransferase 10-like isoform X2, with protein MGLREHKVLLITAALLLGLYLIGQTFQMRIESGTPERYEIYRSQLDHNSTTYQAERSMKFRREMMLSACRKYSKNRPSSSDVTYVKNPFLKTSLFFSDKFKVLFCQIPKCATRSQAKFLAAADDLIKESEMDTVTEIRATSLIERHLSARRIRNINEIARKMNTYSKVVIVREPFSRLLSAYRNKLENNKRRDGYAGAARNIHEKYGEGHGEEMDGAPVITLNDFVSYLVDPKSNAQLDQHWNYFHRLCSPCEIQYDYIVHVDTIDDDMAFIINKFGFKNLTFPPSFNSFTDNAKVQKYFADVSPNLVEPLYETYKKDYELFGFMKPSKFQG; from the exons ATGGGACTACGTGAACATAAAGTCTTGCTGATTACTGCTGCACTTCTCTTGGGGCTGTACTTGATCGGACAAACTTTTCAAATG aGAATCGAGAGTGGTACCCCGGAGAGATATGAAATCTACAGGTCCCAGCTCGACCATAATTCCACCACATATCAAGCAG agaGAAGCATGAAGTTTCGTCGTGAAATGATGCTCAGTGCATGTcgtaaatattcgaaaaataggCCATCCTCTTCTGACGTGACGTATGTAAAAAATCCATTCCTAAAGACAAGCTTATTTTTTTCTGACAAGTTTAAG GTTCTATTCTGTCAAATACCAAAATGTGCCACGCGCAGTCAAGCGAAGTTTCTGGCAGCAGCCGACGACCTCATCAAAGAGTCAGAAATGGATACTGTTACTGAAATTCGAGCTACTTCACTTATAGAAAGACATCTTTCTGCAAGACGCATACGAAATATCAACGAGATTGCTCGAAAAATGAATACATACAGCAAAGTTGTCATTGTTCGAGAACCATTTAGTCGCCTGCTTTCTGCATATCGTAACAAATTGGAGAACAATAAAAGACGTGATGGTTATGCTGGTGCAGCTAGAAATATTCACGAAAAATATGGCGAAGGGCACGGAGAAGAAATGGACGGTGCACCTGTTATAACATTGAATGATTTCGTTTCGTATTTGGTAGACCCCAAGTCGAATGCGCAACTAGACCAACACTGGAATTATTTCCACAGACTGTGTTCCCCATGTGAAATCCAATACGACTATATTGTTCATGTAGACACCATTGATGACGATATGGCCtttataataaacaaatttgGATTCAAAAATCTGACTTTTCCACCTTCTTTCAACAGTTTCACTGACAATGCTAAGGTGCAGAAATATTTTGCCGACGTATCCCCAAATTTAGTGGAACCACTTTATGAAACTTATAAAAAGGATTATGAACTATTTGGATTTATGAAACCTTCTAAATTTCAAGGATAA